Proteins from a single region of Labedella gwakjiensis:
- a CDS encoding ABC transporter substrate-binding protein: MSDKPVRVLLPEAMAKGLSRRIFLGGALGLGVSATLAACSTGGGGGSSSGGLNIYTWGEYDDPDVLKAFTADNGAAITIDSYGSNQEMISKLVTASGTSGYDLCVPTHQYIPQMAASNLLEELDHSKLPNMENLDPAYIDQEFDPGNKYSVPKDWGSTGFVYDTTIITRELTSWADFWDAAQNEASGKLSLLEDPGEIAYAYFLWKGIDPNTTDEGHLEEYRVFITETIAPHVQAFESYPSGTIAQNGRTLAHAWNGDARQGILNNADRERYRYVTPSEGGNLWQDNWAIVKGAPNADAAHEFINYVLDPEVSLQELVYIGYNTAVTGIEEMAADAGVEMPELIFFTDEQVDKLVFAQLTDAEQTIVSIYDELTAAAGQ; this comes from the coding sequence ATGTCAGACAAGCCCGTTCGCGTGCTCCTTCCCGAGGCCATGGCCAAAGGACTCTCGCGCCGCATCTTCCTCGGCGGTGCGCTCGGCCTGGGCGTCTCCGCGACGCTCGCGGCCTGCTCGACCGGCGGTGGCGGCGGGAGCTCCTCCGGCGGCCTCAACATCTACACGTGGGGCGAGTACGACGACCCAGACGTGCTCAAGGCCTTCACGGCCGACAACGGTGCCGCGATCACGATCGACAGCTACGGCTCGAACCAGGAGATGATCTCGAAGCTCGTCACCGCGAGCGGTACGAGCGGGTACGACCTCTGCGTGCCGACGCACCAGTACATCCCGCAGATGGCGGCGTCGAATCTGCTCGAGGAGCTCGACCACTCGAAGCTCCCCAACATGGAGAACCTCGACCCGGCGTACATCGACCAGGAGTTCGACCCGGGCAACAAGTACTCCGTGCCGAAGGACTGGGGCTCGACGGGCTTCGTCTACGACACCACGATCATCACGCGTGAGCTCACCTCGTGGGCCGACTTCTGGGACGCCGCACAGAACGAGGCGAGCGGCAAGCTCTCCCTCCTCGAGGACCCGGGTGAGATCGCCTACGCCTACTTCCTGTGGAAGGGCATCGACCCGAACACGACGGACGAGGGACACCTCGAGGAGTACCGCGTGTTCATCACCGAGACGATCGCGCCCCACGTCCAGGCGTTCGAGTCGTACCCGAGTGGCACCATCGCTCAGAACGGGCGCACCCTGGCCCACGCGTGGAACGGCGACGCCCGACAGGGCATCCTCAACAACGCCGATCGTGAGCGCTACCGCTACGTGACGCCGTCGGAGGGCGGCAACCTGTGGCAGGACAACTGGGCGATCGTGAAGGGTGCGCCGAACGCCGACGCCGCACACGAGTTCATCAACTACGTGCTCGACCCCGAGGTCTCCCTCCAGGAGCTCGTGTACATCGGCTACAACACCGCGGTCACCGGCATCGAGGAGATGGCGGCGGATGCGGGCGTCGAGATGCCCGAGCTCATCTTCTTCACGGACGAGCAGGTCGACAAGCTCGTGTTCGCGCAGCTCACGGATGCCGAACAGACCATCGTCTCGATCTACGACGAGCTGACGGCGGCGGCGGGACAATGA
- a CDS encoding ABC transporter permease, with product MTAVAAAPPRAKRRFTGSVGLLALPIAVWLVFFFIVPFGLILWYSFGEKPSLYVTHSNDVLSLARYVEALDPAFLTTFWRTTQISITGTALCLLIGFPIAYWMAVKLSPRARGIVLALVLVPYWTNFLVRTIGWQITLSPEGFLSDFLNAVGVLNGPLQVLYTQQAVQLGVVYNYLPLMILPLYVALERMDHRLLEASRDLGGSWWSSFWRVTVPLARPGIMSGMILVFVPLMGDYITPSVLGGASGSMVGQMVAGQFQRAQNWALGSAMAIVLMLAILLVVIAFGVLFKLIGVALARFRHLGDLDRTGAIS from the coding sequence ATGACGGCTGTCGCGGCGGCACCCCCGCGCGCGAAGCGGCGGTTCACCGGTTCGGTGGGGCTCCTCGCCCTCCCGATCGCCGTGTGGCTCGTGTTCTTCTTCATCGTCCCGTTCGGGCTCATCCTCTGGTACAGCTTCGGCGAGAAGCCGAGCCTCTACGTGACGCACTCGAACGACGTCCTGTCGCTCGCCCGCTACGTCGAGGCGCTCGATCCGGCGTTCCTCACGACGTTCTGGCGGACGACGCAGATCTCGATCACGGGAACCGCGCTGTGCCTGCTCATCGGTTTCCCGATCGCGTACTGGATGGCCGTCAAGCTGTCGCCGCGTGCGCGCGGCATCGTGCTGGCCCTCGTGCTCGTGCCGTACTGGACGAACTTCCTCGTGCGCACGATCGGGTGGCAGATCACGCTGAGCCCCGAGGGCTTCCTCTCGGACTTCCTCAACGCGGTCGGGGTGCTGAACGGTCCGCTGCAGGTGCTCTACACGCAGCAGGCCGTGCAGCTCGGTGTGGTCTACAACTACCTCCCGCTCATGATCCTGCCGCTCTACGTGGCGCTCGAGCGCATGGACCACCGTCTCCTGGAGGCGAGCCGCGACCTCGGCGGCAGCTGGTGGTCGAGTTTCTGGAGGGTGACCGTCCCGCTCGCCCGGCCGGGCATCATGTCGGGCATGATCCTCGTGTTCGTTCCGCTCATGGGCGACTACATCACGCCGAGTGTGCTCGGCGGCGCGTCGGGCAGCATGGTCGGGCAGATGGTGGCCGGTCAGTTCCAGAGGGCCCAGAACTGGGCGCTCGGTTCGGCGATGGCCATCGTGCTCATGCTGGCGATCCTGCTCGTCGTGATCGCCTTCGGTGTGCTCTTCAAGCTCATCGGGGTCGCGCTCGCGCGGTTCCGCCATCTGGGCGATCTGGACAGGACGGGGGCGATCTCATGA
- a CDS encoding ABC transporter permease yields the protein MTATVETSTTERAATASATEPRSRKRPPAVGDALLGVWGIGGLLFLFFPVLVIVAYSFNTGRQLQSWQGFGFDSYAAAFNNPTIVATIQVSLAAAAGSAVVSTILGSFAGVALARRGGRWTVWLIALLGLAMVTPEIVNAVSLLPWFVTLGADWGLSIFNLGQVRLVIAHSLFACAVVTFIVRARMAGLNESLEEAAADLGAPPIQRFWTITFPLMRPAVISGALLSFTLSLDNTVLSSFVSVAGSTPWPVYVFASLRSTLRPEIAAMSTVMLLLTLVALGLVAVVLSRASKKTGEGSSLAQTLAGG from the coding sequence ATGACCGCGACGGTGGAGACGTCGACGACCGAGCGTGCGGCCACGGCGAGCGCCACGGAGCCACGGTCGCGCAAGCGTCCTCCGGCTGTGGGCGATGCACTCCTCGGCGTGTGGGGCATCGGAGGCCTCCTGTTCCTGTTCTTCCCCGTGCTCGTGATCGTGGCGTATTCGTTCAACACGGGTCGACAGCTGCAGTCGTGGCAGGGGTTCGGGTTCGACTCCTACGCAGCGGCTTTCAACAACCCCACGATCGTCGCGACCATTCAGGTGTCGCTCGCGGCTGCGGCCGGCTCGGCCGTCGTCTCGACGATCCTCGGTTCGTTCGCCGGGGTGGCCCTCGCTCGGCGCGGAGGCCGGTGGACCGTGTGGCTCATCGCGCTCCTCGGCCTCGCGATGGTGACGCCCGAGATCGTGAACGCCGTCTCGCTGCTGCCGTGGTTCGTCACGCTGGGTGCGGACTGGGGCCTCTCGATCTTCAACCTGGGTCAGGTGCGGCTCGTGATCGCTCACTCGCTCTTCGCGTGCGCGGTGGTCACGTTCATCGTTCGCGCGCGGATGGCAGGGCTCAACGAGTCGCTCGAGGAGGCGGCCGCCGACCTCGGCGCCCCACCGATCCAGCGGTTCTGGACGATCACGTTCCCCCTCATGCGGCCGGCGGTGATCTCGGGCGCCCTGCTCTCGTTCACGCTCAGCCTCGACAACACGGTGCTCTCGAGCTTCGTGTCGGTCGCCGGTTCCACGCCGTGGCCCGTGTACGTGTTCGCCTCGCTCCGATCGACGCTGCGGCCCGAGATCGCCGCCATGTCGACCGTGATGCTGCTGCTCACCCTCGTGGCGCTCGGCCTCGTGGCGGTCGTGCTGAGCCGAGCGAGCAAGAAGACGGGAGAGGGCTCGAGCCTCGCCCAGACCTTGGCAGGCGGCTGA
- a CDS encoding LamG domain-containing protein has protein sequence MNTVSAPARAVRTPRRRPQRRALIAIVAAAATLAVSNVVPLSPALADTRPADTAVPQTVSSDGLPTAQIGTGLAHEKGDNINGGVVWDQVVVGDVVYVGGDFQRARQPGDGADKAVERKNFLAYDLKTGALLDVNIPFNARVRSLAASPDGKRLYAAGSFTTVAGLTRYRIAAIDLTTGSVVSDFKPYLNSSAYTVAASATRVYVGGAFASAGKAEGFDRVASFTLDGQVDRAWNPKPRVDPKGVPNGMYGGTKKKITGSDLVQAIVVSPDGSKVVISGNFNSLNGSNPLDTNQSGYGMGMVRADNAQMLPWKVNKVVRNATSNSAVTSLSTDGEFVYGTGIWTTVHKGGNFEGTFKASWDDGRLDWVEDCHGDTYSAFSHRDVVYKASHAHACDTLGGFPERSNTASHGKWYRALALTKERTRTLTATPRTTYVNFAGNPAPSLLDWYPDLRVGTYTGMTQAAWDVTASGDYVLMAGEFVAVNGVSQAGLVRFASPDIAPNKQGPVLSGADVTPTVTGIQGTYVRLEWRANYDFDNGSLQYDVFRDGNTTTPVFTKTVRSNFYMRPVIKATDGYLAPGTTHTYRIRTSDPFGNQTWGETVSYTAPKTGALASDGQRSTYDSAVLADQPSAYWPMSESSGALAVNWAGTNHVNSLSARVPGAEVARNPKARAYSLSGTTWAATAAAEPTSATFTTELWFKTTTKTGGTLVAQTTKRDLTSAFDRAVYMDTAGRILFTATDGTAKAISTKGAFNDGRWHHLAVTIGASGTTIYVDGTARVSRADLRTGAMLGGRAFWAVGAHNLAGRHLAPAANGHFAGSLDNIASYNRPLTAAEVSAHYTAGVAKP, from the coding sequence ATGAACACCGTCAGTGCGCCCGCGCGCGCCGTCCGAACACCGCGTCGCCGTCCTCAGCGACGGGCGTTGATCGCCATCGTCGCCGCTGCCGCGACACTCGCCGTGAGCAACGTGGTCCCTCTGTCGCCGGCTCTTGCCGACACCCGACCGGCCGACACGGCGGTGCCGCAGACCGTCTCGTCCGACGGCCTGCCGACCGCCCAGATCGGCACAGGACTTGCGCACGAGAAGGGCGACAACATCAACGGCGGCGTGGTCTGGGACCAGGTCGTCGTCGGCGATGTGGTCTACGTCGGCGGCGACTTCCAGCGTGCCAGGCAACCGGGCGACGGGGCGGACAAGGCTGTCGAGAGGAAGAACTTCCTCGCCTACGACCTGAAGACGGGCGCTCTGCTCGACGTGAACATCCCCTTCAACGCCCGGGTCCGCTCACTCGCGGCTTCTCCCGACGGAAAGCGGCTCTATGCCGCCGGCTCCTTCACCACGGTCGCCGGACTCACTCGCTACCGCATCGCCGCGATCGATCTGACGACGGGCAGTGTCGTGTCCGATTTCAAGCCCTACCTCAACTCGTCGGCGTACACGGTCGCCGCATCGGCCACACGCGTCTACGTGGGGGGCGCGTTCGCGAGCGCCGGCAAGGCCGAGGGGTTCGATCGGGTCGCCTCGTTCACGCTCGACGGCCAGGTGGACCGCGCCTGGAATCCGAAGCCCCGTGTCGACCCCAAGGGCGTTCCCAACGGAATGTACGGCGGGACCAAGAAGAAGATCACGGGCAGCGACCTCGTTCAGGCCATCGTGGTCTCGCCTGACGGGAGCAAGGTCGTCATCTCCGGCAACTTCAATTCCCTGAACGGCTCGAACCCCCTCGACACCAACCAGTCGGGCTACGGCATGGGCATGGTCCGCGCCGACAACGCGCAGATGCTGCCGTGGAAGGTCAACAAGGTCGTCCGCAACGCCACGAGCAACTCGGCCGTGACATCGCTCTCGACCGACGGCGAGTTCGTCTACGGCACGGGCATCTGGACCACCGTCCACAAGGGCGGGAACTTCGAGGGGACCTTCAAGGCCTCATGGGACGACGGTCGGCTCGACTGGGTCGAAGACTGCCACGGCGACACCTACTCGGCGTTCTCGCATCGTGACGTCGTCTACAAGGCGAGCCACGCGCACGCCTGTGACACGTTGGGCGGTTTTCCGGAGCGATCGAATACGGCGTCCCACGGCAAGTGGTACCGCGCGCTCGCGCTCACGAAGGAGCGCACCCGCACTCTGACAGCCACGCCGAGGACGACATACGTCAACTTCGCGGGGAATCCCGCGCCGTCTCTCCTCGATTGGTACCCCGACCTCCGCGTCGGCACCTACACGGGCATGACCCAGGCGGCGTGGGACGTCACCGCCTCCGGCGACTACGTCCTCATGGCCGGTGAGTTCGTGGCGGTCAACGGCGTCTCACAGGCAGGCCTCGTCCGGTTCGCCTCCCCGGACATCGCACCGAACAAGCAGGGGCCCGTCCTCTCAGGCGCCGATGTGACCCCGACCGTCACTGGAATCCAGGGCACATACGTGCGGCTCGAGTGGCGCGCGAACTACGACTTCGACAACGGCTCTCTGCAGTACGACGTATTCAGGGACGGCAACACCACCACCCCGGTGTTCACGAAGACCGTCCGGTCCAATTTCTATATGCGTCCCGTCATCAAGGCGACCGACGGGTACCTTGCTCCCGGCACCACACACACGTACAGGATCCGAACCAGCGATCCGTTCGGCAATCAGACCTGGGGCGAGACGGTCAGCTATACGGCACCGAAGACCGGCGCTCTGGCCTCGGACGGCCAGCGCTCGACCTACGACTCTGCGGTCCTCGCCGACCAGCCGTCAGCGTACTGGCCGATGAGTGAGTCGAGTGGAGCGCTCGCCGTCAACTGGGCCGGGACGAACCATGTCAACTCGCTGAGCGCTCGCGTGCCCGGCGCGGAGGTTGCCCGCAACCCGAAGGCTCGTGCCTATTCGCTCTCCGGGACCACGTGGGCGGCCACTGCGGCAGCAGAGCCGACGTCGGCGACGTTCACCACCGAGCTGTGGTTCAAGACCACGACGAAGACCGGCGGCACACTCGTCGCGCAGACGACGAAACGCGATCTGACCTCTGCATTCGATCGCGCCGTCTACATGGACACAGCCGGTCGGATCCTCTTCACGGCGACCGATGGGACGGCGAAGGCGATCAGCACCAAGGGAGCGTTCAACGACGGCCGGTGGCACCACCTCGCAGTCACGATCGGTGCATCCGGCACCACCATCTACGTCGACGGCACGGCACGCGTGAGCCGCGCAGACCTCCGAACGGGTGCGATGCTCGGCGGGCGAGCGTTCTGGGCCGTCGGGGCGCACAATCTCGCCGGGCGCCACCTCGCACCGGCGGCCAACGGCCACTTCGCGGGGTCGCTCGACAACATCGCGTCGTACAACCGACCGCTCACGGCTGCGGAGGTCTCCGCCCACTACACGGCGGGAGTGGCGAAGCCCTGA
- a CDS encoding NAD(P)/FAD-dependent oxidoreductase, which yields MGDTVFERRPPATSAVERALEGSRQGVFWLDDLGVRDTHESLAGDTTTDLLIVGGGYTGLWTALRALERDPSLRVTVVEAKTIGWAASGRNGGFVEASLTHGSENGARRWPDELVELERLGVENLDGIEQTVARYALDCEFERTGYLSVAVEPHQVPWLEESDGEGGARFLGQDEMRGLVNSPTYLAGLSVPPRDSALVHPAKLAAELARVVQELGGTIHENTLVRGIEKAGGGVSVRTSGGTVTAQQVVLGTNAFPSLLARNRLMTVPVYDYVLMTEPLTAAQKADIGWEGRQGIGDLANQFHYYRQSADNRILWGGYDAVYHSGGKIRPEYERRPESFRKLASHFLTTFPQLEGIRFSHTWAGVIDTSTQFSAFFGTAFGGRVAYAAGFTGLGVGATRFAADVMLDLLSGEETERTRLEMVRKRPLPFPPEPAASIGVNATRWSLDRADHNDGRRNVLLKTLDALGLGFDS from the coding sequence ATGGGTGACACCGTCTTCGAGAGACGACCGCCGGCAACCTCCGCCGTCGAGCGCGCGCTGGAGGGGAGTCGGCAGGGGGTGTTCTGGCTCGACGACCTCGGCGTGCGTGACACCCACGAGTCGCTCGCCGGCGACACGACGACCGATCTGCTGATCGTCGGGGGCGGCTACACCGGCCTCTGGACGGCGCTCCGCGCCCTCGAGCGCGATCCGTCGCTCCGCGTCACGGTGGTGGAAGCGAAGACCATCGGATGGGCTGCGTCCGGTCGCAACGGCGGCTTCGTGGAGGCGAGTCTCACGCACGGCTCGGAGAACGGCGCTCGCCGCTGGCCTGACGAACTCGTCGAACTTGAGCGTCTGGGCGTCGAGAACCTCGACGGCATCGAGCAGACGGTCGCGCGGTACGCCCTCGACTGCGAGTTCGAACGCACCGGGTACCTCTCCGTCGCGGTCGAACCGCATCAGGTCCCGTGGCTCGAGGAGTCGGATGGTGAGGGCGGCGCGCGCTTCCTCGGTCAGGACGAGATGCGCGGCCTGGTGAACTCGCCGACCTACCTCGCGGGGCTCTCCGTCCCGCCGCGGGACTCCGCGCTCGTCCACCCCGCGAAGCTCGCGGCCGAGCTCGCCCGCGTGGTCCAGGAGCTCGGCGGCACGATCCACGAGAACACTCTCGTGCGCGGGATCGAGAAAGCAGGGGGAGGGGTGTCCGTCCGCACCTCGGGTGGCACCGTCACCGCCCAGCAGGTCGTGCTCGGCACGAATGCGTTCCCCTCGCTCCTTGCGCGGAACCGTCTGATGACCGTCCCGGTGTACGACTACGTGCTCATGACGGAGCCGCTCACCGCCGCGCAGAAGGCCGACATCGGGTGGGAGGGTCGCCAGGGGATCGGTGATCTCGCGAACCAGTTCCACTACTACCGGCAGTCCGCCGACAACCGGATCCTGTGGGGCGGTTACGACGCGGTGTACCACTCGGGCGGCAAGATCCGTCCGGAGTACGAGCGGCGGCCGGAGTCCTTCCGCAAGCTCGCGTCGCATTTCCTCACGACGTTCCCGCAGCTCGAGGGCATCCGCTTCTCGCACACCTGGGCCGGCGTGATCGACACGAGCACGCAATTCTCTGCGTTCTTCGGGACGGCTTTCGGAGGTCGTGTCGCCTACGCAGCCGGGTTCACCGGACTCGGGGTCGGGGCCACACGCTTCGCCGCCGACGTCATGCTCGACCTCCTGTCGGGCGAGGAGACGGAGCGCACACGCCTCGAGATGGTGCGGAAGCGACCTCTGCCCTTCCCCCCGGAGCCGGCCGCCTCGATCGGTGTGAACGCCACGCGATGGTCGCTCGATCGTGCAGACCACAACGACGGTCGTCGCAACGTGCTCCTCAAGACGCTCGACGCACTCGGCCTCGGCTTCGACTCCTAG
- a CDS encoding Lrp/AsnC family transcriptional regulator produces MTAKDGRTSLDDTSKAIIEQLQDDGRRSYADIGKAVGLSEAAVRQRVQKLIDGGVMQIVAVTDPLQLGFLRQAMIGIRVSGDTRAVADAVADIPAVDYVVLTAGSFDLLVEIVCEDDEKLLDILNEQIRSLDGVLSTETFVYLKLRKQLYNWGTR; encoded by the coding sequence ATGACCGCGAAAGATGGCCGCACCTCCCTCGACGACACATCGAAGGCCATCATCGAGCAACTGCAGGACGACGGACGACGTTCCTACGCCGACATCGGTAAGGCCGTCGGGCTCTCGGAGGCGGCCGTCCGCCAGCGTGTGCAGAAGCTCATCGACGGTGGCGTCATGCAGATCGTCGCCGTCACCGACCCGCTCCAGCTCGGCTTCCTCCGTCAGGCGATGATCGGCATCCGCGTATCGGGAGACACCCGAGCCGTCGCCGACGCCGTCGCAGACATCCCGGCCGTCGACTACGTCGTGCTCACGGCCGGCAGCTTCGACCTGCTCGTCGAGATCGTCTGCGAGGACGACGAGAAGCTCCTCGACATCCTCAACGAGCAGATCCGCAGCCTCGACGGCGTCCTCTCCACGGAGACGTTCGTCTACCTCAAACTCCGCAAACAGCTCTACAACTGGGGGACCAGATGA
- a CDS encoding aspartate aminotransferase family protein: MTLFDSDTRTPATGDLVTYDTDALNAKATDHLWMHFARQSSLAKGSVPIIVKGEGHHIYDSHGKEYFDALSGLFVVAAGHGRRELAEAAAKQAEQLAFFPIWGYTHPGAIELADRLADYAPGDLNKVFFATGGGEAVETAFKLAKYFWKLQGKPMKTKVISRAVAYHGTPQGALAITGIPAMKAMYEPVTPGGFRVPNTNYYRSDEMGFTGTEEEFGLWAANRIEEMIEFEGADTVAAVFLEPVQNSGGCFPPPKGYFQRVREICDKHDVLLVSDEVICAFGRIGHMFACDAYDYVPDMITCAKALTSGYSPLGATIVSDRIYEPFAHGQMSFSHGYTFGGHPVSTAVAMANLDIFEREGLNQNVLDNSAYFRSSLEKLLDIPIVGDVRGDGYFFGIELVKDKKTKETFDDDESERLLRGFLSRALFDAGLYCRADDRGDPVIQLAPPLTTGPREFDEIESILRSVLTEASNRL; this comes from the coding sequence ATGACCCTGTTCGACTCCGACACCCGCACGCCCGCGACGGGAGACCTCGTGACGTACGACACCGACGCCCTCAACGCCAAGGCGACCGATCATCTGTGGATGCACTTCGCGCGGCAGTCGTCGCTCGCGAAGGGCTCAGTGCCGATCATCGTCAAGGGCGAGGGCCACCACATCTACGACAGTCACGGCAAGGAGTACTTCGACGCCCTCTCCGGTCTGTTCGTCGTCGCGGCCGGTCACGGTCGACGCGAGCTCGCCGAAGCCGCAGCCAAGCAGGCTGAGCAGCTCGCGTTCTTCCCGATCTGGGGCTACACGCACCCGGGGGCGATCGAGCTCGCCGACCGGCTCGCGGACTACGCACCCGGCGACCTCAACAAGGTGTTCTTCGCCACGGGCGGCGGCGAAGCCGTGGAGACCGCCTTCAAGCTCGCGAAGTACTTCTGGAAGCTCCAGGGCAAGCCGATGAAGACGAAGGTCATCTCGCGCGCGGTCGCCTACCACGGCACACCTCAGGGCGCCCTCGCCATCACGGGCATCCCCGCGATGAAGGCGATGTACGAGCCCGTCACGCCTGGAGGCTTCCGCGTGCCCAATACGAACTACTACCGCTCCGACGAGATGGGTTTCACGGGCACGGAGGAGGAGTTCGGGCTCTGGGCCGCGAACCGCATCGAGGAGATGATCGAGTTCGAGGGCGCCGACACCGTCGCAGCCGTGTTCCTCGAACCCGTCCAGAACTCCGGTGGCTGCTTCCCGCCGCCAAAGGGGTACTTCCAGCGCGTGCGCGAGATCTGCGACAAGCACGACGTCCTGCTCGTGAGCGACGAGGTCATCTGCGCGTTCGGCCGCATCGGCCACATGTTCGCGTGCGACGCCTACGACTACGTCCCCGACATGATCACCTGCGCGAAGGCCCTCACGAGCGGATACTCCCCCCTCGGCGCCACGATCGTGAGCGATCGCATCTACGAGCCGTTCGCGCACGGTCAGATGTCCTTCTCGCACGGCTACACGTTCGGCGGACACCCCGTATCCACGGCCGTCGCCATGGCGAACCTCGACATCTTCGAGCGCGAGGGACTCAACCAGAACGTGCTCGACAACTCCGCGTACTTCCGCTCGTCCCTCGAGAAGCTCCTCGACATCCCGATCGTCGGCGACGTCCGTGGCGACGGCTACTTCTTCGGCATCGAGCTCGTGAAGGACAAGAAGACCAAGGAGACGTTCGACGACGACGAGTCGGAACGGCTGCTCCGCGGCTTCCTCTCCCGCGCGCTGTTCGACGCCGGCCTCTACTGCCGCGCCGACGATCGCGGCGACCCCGTCATCCAGCTCGCGCCGCCGCTCACCACGGGGCCGCGCGAGTTCGACGAGATCGAGTCGATCCTCCGCAGCGTGCTGACCGAGGCGAGCAACCGCCTGTAG
- a CDS encoding NAD(P)/FAD-dependent oxidoreductase, with the protein MTTRPYRETSFWFDALAAEGADDLLPRPFAPDGLDVDVCIVGAGLTGLWAAYYLTENDPSLSIVVIEKEIAGFGASGRNGGWCSALFPRETSSLVAEYGHDAARRMRQAMIDTVDEVGRVVAAEDIACDFSKGGTVSFAMSDVQRTAALAEVEANNAFGVDTREFWDFRGTESSRSHPDGAIAATFNPDCARIQPAKLVRSLARIVEDRGVRIFEQTAAVSWSEGEVVAETPVGRTRITAGSILLATEAYGSQLPGIGRRIMPLYSLMIATEPLDDAFWESTGIEHGQTFTDYRHLLIYGQRTADNRFAFGGRGARYHWGSTISDSYDRVDRVFEHLHHTLVDMFPAASDARVTHSWGGPLGVPRDWHATVSFNRRSRVGLAGGYVGDGVGTTNLAGRTLADLVTGADTDIVALPWVGHTSPRWEPEPLRFAGANLGLVGTTVADVEERATGKPSIAARLLAPLTGH; encoded by the coding sequence ATGACGACGCGTCCGTACCGCGAGACCTCCTTCTGGTTCGACGCCCTCGCGGCCGAGGGCGCGGACGATCTCCTCCCCCGCCCCTTCGCACCCGACGGTCTCGACGTCGACGTGTGCATCGTCGGCGCCGGCCTCACGGGATTGTGGGCCGCCTACTACCTGACGGAGAACGACCCGTCACTGTCGATCGTCGTCATCGAGAAGGAGATCGCCGGCTTCGGCGCCTCCGGCCGCAACGGAGGGTGGTGTTCTGCGCTCTTCCCACGCGAGACCTCGTCGCTCGTGGCCGAGTACGGTCACGACGCCGCCAGGCGCATGCGCCAAGCGATGATCGACACGGTCGACGAGGTCGGCCGTGTCGTCGCCGCCGAGGACATCGCGTGCGACTTCTCGAAGGGAGGGACGGTGTCGTTCGCGATGTCCGACGTGCAGCGCACGGCCGCCCTCGCGGAAGTCGAGGCGAACAACGCCTTCGGGGTCGACACGCGCGAATTCTGGGACTTCCGCGGCACCGAATCGTCGCGCTCGCATCCGGACGGCGCGATCGCGGCGACGTTCAACCCGGACTGCGCCCGGATTCAGCCGGCGAAGCTCGTCCGCTCGCTCGCCCGGATCGTGGAGGACCGGGGCGTGCGGATCTTCGAGCAGACCGCCGCCGTGTCATGGTCGGAGGGCGAGGTCGTCGCCGAGACCCCGGTCGGGCGCACGCGGATCACCGCCGGGTCGATCCTGCTGGCGACGGAGGCCTACGGTTCGCAGCTGCCCGGAATCGGACGCCGCATCATGCCGCTCTATTCGCTCATGATCGCGACGGAGCCGCTCGACGACGCCTTCTGGGAGTCGACCGGCATCGAGCACGGTCAGACGTTCACCGACTACCGGCACCTCCTCATCTACGGCCAGCGCACAGCGGACAACCGCTTCGCATTCGGCGGCCGCGGCGCCCGGTACCACTGGGGATCGACGATCTCCGACAGCTACGACCGGGTCGACCGGGTGTTCGAGCATCTCCACCACACGCTCGTCGATATGTTCCCGGCGGCATCCGACGCGCGGGTGACCCACTCGTGGGGCGGCCCCCTCGGCGTGCCCCGAGATTGGCACGCGACCGTGTCCTTCAACCGGCGCAGCCGGGTGGGGCTCGCGGGCGGCTACGTGGGTGACGGCGTCGGCACGACGAACCTCGCGGGGCGCACGCTCGCGGATCTCGTGACCGGCGCGGATACCGACATCGTCGCTCTCCCGTGGGTCGGCCACACGTCGCCGCGCTGGGAGCCGGAGCCGCTCCGCTTCGCCGGAGCGAACCTCGGCCTCGTCGGCACGACGGTCGCCGACGTCGAGGAGAGGGCGACGGGTAAGCCGTCGATCGCCGCCCGCCTCCTCGCGCCGCTCACGGGGCACTGA